One window from the genome of Malus domestica chromosome 01, GDT2T_hap1 encodes:
- the LOC103426472 gene encoding uncharacterized protein: MMFGGRSMGGGGGGGSVFRTVSRAAVTRTVAGGPPIQEPLSSSSSSPATANTTTTTSTSRHTQKPSSSHNLSLSSPTSPFASCNNPLASNCGTPGWPSSPRLDDFDWVTVDNGISSEDDERVSHGFLDDFVLGPVPSKDEVHSAVSALQQVISPFIRDKFGSESDRAVDDQITSASAGFVHPASSAGSELDWMEPSANLSNNSKMLQSYGSERVYDAFHLLQTETSVQRMVISLSSDRAVWDAVMNNEVVRELRESFYADEDNKSESPDENSDDNDKATNIVKWIFQNTMAKVMEAVEKITKIMGDLFQPPSRENAKAEPSNRFEDRLKKSFMLSVVVLLIVVVTRTHKA, from the exons ATGATGTTTGGTGGAAGAAGCATGggcggaggaggtggaggaggaaGCGTGTTTAGGACTGTGAGTAGGGCAGCAGTCACCAGAACTGTTGCTGGTGGCCCACCAATTCAAGAacccctttcttcttcttccagttCTCCTGCTACTGCGaataccaccaccaccacttccACTTCTAGGCACACCCAGAAGCCCAGTTCTTCCcacaacctctctctctcctcacccACCTCACCTTTTGCCTCGTGCAATAATCCTCTGGCTTCCAATTGTGGCACACCCGGCTGGCCTTCTTCCCCTCGCCTTGATGATTTTGATTGGGTGACTGTGGATAATGGCATTAGCAGTGAGGATGATGAGAGAGTTTCACATGGGTTTCTTGATGATTTTGTTCTTGGACCTGTTCCTTCCAAGGATGAAGTTCACAGTGCTGTCTCTGCCCTTCAACA GGTTATCAGTCCCTTCATCAGGGATAAGTTTGGTTCTGAGTCAGACAGAGCTGTGGATGATCAAATTACTAGTGCTTCTGCTGGGTTTGTGCACCCAGCATCTTCAGCTGGGTCAGAATTAGATTGGATGGAGCCTTCTGCCAATCTTTCTAATAATTCAAAGATGTTGCAGTCCTATGGTTCTGAAAGAGTTTATGATGCTTTCCATCTCTTGCAGACCGAGACTTCTGTGCAG AGAATGGTGATCTCATTGTCATCTGATAGAGCAGTTTGGGATGCGGTGATGAACAACGAGGTGGTGCGGGAGCTCCGGGAATCCTTCTATGCAG ATGAAGACAATAAATCCGAGAGTCCAGATGAGAATTCTGATGATAACGATAAAGCAACAAACATTGTCAAGTGGATCTTTCAAAACACCATGGCAAAAGTCATGGAAGCAGTCGAGAAAATTACAAAGATCATGGGCGACTTATTTCAACCTCCAAGCAGGGAAAACGCGAAAGCAGAACCCAGCAATCGCTTTGAGGACAGGCTGAAAAAATCGTTCATGCTCTCCGTTGTGGTCCTGTTGATTGTGGTGGTTACTCGAACCCACAAGGCCTGA
- the LOC103426474 gene encoding DNA-directed RNA polymerase III subunit RPC4-like isoform X2 — MDNDDPFHRRRRFIPRVQPRKKLGSTAPTPDVGDGGDGGQGTRRAQTLLSQHNERRRGVEKKSSLQVAFGPGGAGASSTSIRTFGAAKGGDDGKSGSVVLKDSNDDEQNLSTLPSASTKAETDVTMEDAIDPEAEPLQGVKNTECWDYENTYYPTTLPLRQPNSGDPEILNENEFGEDAEKEYDENTINPASELGLLEEKEQAKLLFIQLPSILPSTSKPAATAKGKEKVGSSTSLESTGAPEKGCSLEELPAGYMGKMLVSKSGKVKLRLGDTFYDVAPGSDSKFDQDVAVANTVEKKCTVLGELRQRAVVIPDVDSLLNVINRN, encoded by the exons ATGGACAACGACGATCCCTTTCACCGTCGCAGAAGG TTCATTCCCAGAGTCCAGCCACGCAAGAAGCTTGGATCAACTGCCCCCACTCC CGACGTCGGTGACGGCGGCGATGGTGGTCAAGGAACTCGCCGGGCCCAGACTCTGCTGAGTCAGCACAAT GAGAGAAGACGGGGAGTCGAAAAGAAAT CTTCACTGCAAGTTGCATTTGGTCCTGGAGGAGCAGGTGCGTCCTCAACTTCTATCAGAACATTTGGAGCTGCAAAGGGTGGCGATGATGGTAAAAGCGGCAGCGTAGTTCTCAAAGACTCAAATGATGATGAGCAAAACCTCTCAACTCTGCCTTCAGCCTCTACTAAAGCTGAAACGGATGTAACCATGGAAGATGCTATCGATCCAGAAGCAGAACCACTTCAGGGTGTCAAGAATACAGAATGTTGG GATTATGAGAACACATACTATCCTACTACTCTTCCTCTCAGGCAACCCAACTCTGGAGACCCAG AAATCCTTAATGAGAATGAATTTGGGGAGGATGCTGAAAAAGAGTATGATGAGAACACTATAAACCCTGCTTCAGAACTCGGGCTGCTG GAGGAAAAAGAGCAAGCGAAGTTGTTATTCATTCAACTTCCTTCCATTTTGCCATCGACATCGAAGCCAGCAGCTACTGCAAAGGGCAAAGAGAAAGTTGGAAGCTCAACATCACTGGAGAGCACAGGTGCTCCAGAGAAGGGATGCAGTTTGGAAGAGTTGCCTGCCGGATATATGGGTAAAATGCTAGTTTCCAAGAGCGGAAAAGTCAAGCTGAGGCTAGGAGATACCTTCTATGAT GTTGCACCTGGTTCAGATAGCAAGTTTGATCAAGATGTTGCGGTAGCCAACACTGTAGAGAAGAAATGCACCGTTCTCGGAGAGCTACGCCAGCGAGCTGTTGTAATTCCTGATGTGGATTCCCTCCTAAATGTGATTAACAGGAATTGA
- the LOC103426474 gene encoding DNA-directed RNA polymerase III subunit RPC4-like isoform X1, whose translation MDNDDPFHRRRRFIPRVQPRKKLGSTAPTPDVGDGGDGGQGTRRAQTLLSQHNVSSLSQERRRGVEKKSSLQVAFGPGGAGASSTSIRTFGAAKGGDDGKSGSVVLKDSNDDEQNLSTLPSASTKAETDVTMEDAIDPEAEPLQGVKNTECWDYENTYYPTTLPLRQPNSGDPEILNENEFGEDAEKEYDENTINPASELGLLEEKEQAKLLFIQLPSILPSTSKPAATAKGKEKVGSSTSLESTGAPEKGCSLEELPAGYMGKMLVSKSGKVKLRLGDTFYDVAPGSDSKFDQDVAVANTVEKKCTVLGELRQRAVVIPDVDSLLNVINRN comes from the exons ATGGACAACGACGATCCCTTTCACCGTCGCAGAAGG TTCATTCCCAGAGTCCAGCCACGCAAGAAGCTTGGATCAACTGCCCCCACTCC CGACGTCGGTGACGGCGGCGATGGTGGTCAAGGAACTCGCCGGGCCCAGACTCTGCTGAGTCAGCACAATGTAAGCTCGCTCTCTCAG GAGAGAAGACGGGGAGTCGAAAAGAAAT CTTCACTGCAAGTTGCATTTGGTCCTGGAGGAGCAGGTGCGTCCTCAACTTCTATCAGAACATTTGGAGCTGCAAAGGGTGGCGATGATGGTAAAAGCGGCAGCGTAGTTCTCAAAGACTCAAATGATGATGAGCAAAACCTCTCAACTCTGCCTTCAGCCTCTACTAAAGCTGAAACGGATGTAACCATGGAAGATGCTATCGATCCAGAAGCAGAACCACTTCAGGGTGTCAAGAATACAGAATGTTGG GATTATGAGAACACATACTATCCTACTACTCTTCCTCTCAGGCAACCCAACTCTGGAGACCCAG AAATCCTTAATGAGAATGAATTTGGGGAGGATGCTGAAAAAGAGTATGATGAGAACACTATAAACCCTGCTTCAGAACTCGGGCTGCTG GAGGAAAAAGAGCAAGCGAAGTTGTTATTCATTCAACTTCCTTCCATTTTGCCATCGACATCGAAGCCAGCAGCTACTGCAAAGGGCAAAGAGAAAGTTGGAAGCTCAACATCACTGGAGAGCACAGGTGCTCCAGAGAAGGGATGCAGTTTGGAAGAGTTGCCTGCCGGATATATGGGTAAAATGCTAGTTTCCAAGAGCGGAAAAGTCAAGCTGAGGCTAGGAGATACCTTCTATGAT GTTGCACCTGGTTCAGATAGCAAGTTTGATCAAGATGTTGCGGTAGCCAACACTGTAGAGAAGAAATGCACCGTTCTCGGAGAGCTACGCCAGCGAGCTGTTGTAATTCCTGATGTGGATTCCCTCCTAAATGTGATTAACAGGAATTGA
- the LOC103426471 gene encoding uncharacterized protein, with the protein MMFGGRSMGGGGGGGSVFRTVSRAAVTRTVTGGPPIQEPLSSSSSSPATANTTTTTSTSRHTQKPSSSHNLSLSSPTSPFASCNNPLASNCATPGWPSSPRLDDFDWVTVDNGVSSEDDERVSHGFLDDFVLGPVPSKDEVHSAVSALQQVISPFIRDKFGSESDRAVDDQITSASAGFVHPASSAGSELDWMEPSAYLSNSSRMLQSYGSERVYDAFHLLQTESSVQRMVISLSSDRAVWDAVMNNEVVRELRESFYADEDNKSESPDENSDDNDKATNIVKWIFQNTMAKVMEAVEKITKIIGDLFQPPSRENAKAEPSNRFEDRLKKSFMLSVVVLLIVVVTRTHKA; encoded by the exons ATGATGTTTGGTGGAAGAAGCATGGGCGGAGGTGGTGGAGGAGGAAGCGTGTTTAGGACTGTGAGTAGGGCAGCAGTCACCAGAACTGTTACTGGTGGCCCACCAATTCAAGAacccctttcttcttcttccagttCTCCTGCTACTGCGaataccaccaccaccacttccACTTCTAGGCACACCCAGAAGCCCAGTTCTTCCcacaacctctctctctcctcacccACCTCACCTTTTGCCTCGTGCAATAATCCTCTGGCTTCCAATTGTGCCACGCCCGGCTGGCCTTCTTCCCCTCGCCTTGATGATTTTGATTGGGTGACTGTGGATAATGGCGTTAGCAGTGAGGATGATGAGAGAGTTTCACATGGGTTTCTTGATGATTTTGTTCTTGGACCTGTTCCTTCCAAGGATGAAGTTCACAGTGCTGTCTCTGCCCTTCAACA GGTTATCAGTCCCTTCATCAGGGATAAGTTTGGTTCTGAGTCAGACAGAGCTGTGGATGATCAAATTACAAGTGCTTCTGCTGGGTTTGTGCACCCAGCATCTTCAGCTGGGTCAGAATTAGATTGGATGGAGCCTTCTGCCTATCTTTCTAATAGTTCAAGGATGTTGCAGTCTTATGGGTCTGAAAGAGTTTATGATGCTTTCCATCTCTTGCAGACCGAGTCTTCTGTGCAG AGAATGGTGATCTCATTGTCATCTGATAGAGCAGTTTGGGATGCGGTGATGAACAACGAGGTGGTGCGGGAGCTCCGGGAATCTTTCTATGCAG ATGAAGACAATAAATCCGAGAGTCCAGATGAGAATTCTGATGATAACGATAAAGCAACAAACATTGTCAAGTGGATCTTTCAAAATACCATGGCAAAAGTCATGGAAGCAGTCGAGAAAATTACAAAGATCATCGGCGACTTATTTCAACCTCCAAGCAGGGAAAACGCGAAAGCAGAACCCAGCAATCGCTTTGAGGACAGGCTGAAAAAATCGTTCATGCTCTCCGTTGTGGTCCTGTTGATTGTGGTGGTTACTCGAACCCACAAGGCCTGA